Proteins encoded in a region of the Flavobacterium sp. MDT1-60 genome:
- a CDS encoding Gfo/Idh/MocA family oxidoreductase produces MQKIKTALLSYGMSGKVFHAPFLDIHPGFELLGSWERTKNLIQEDYPYVKSYPTIDDLLADDVDLVIVNTPVGTHYEYAKKVLLAGKHAVVEKAFTTTVAEAEELASIAKEKGLKLAVFQNRRWDSDFKTIQKIIQEGVLGDLVEAEFHFDRYNPVLSPKAHKETANDGAGILKDLGPHLIDQAVCLFGSPKSVFGDIRYTRENSLVDDWIDLLLIYDNFRVRLKAGFFVREANPAYTIHGKKGSFLKPRGDVQEDELKIGKKPNLDTWGTESEALQGLLHTEINGEEIREKIPTLQGNYFSFFDGVYDSIVNNKTEPVTAQDGVKVMQIIEAAIASNAQQKVINL; encoded by the coding sequence ATGCAAAAAATAAAAACAGCACTATTATCATACGGAATGTCAGGGAAAGTTTTTCACGCTCCATTTTTAGACATTCATCCGGGATTTGAATTATTAGGTTCCTGGGAACGAACCAAAAATCTTATTCAGGAAGATTATCCTTATGTAAAAAGTTATCCAACAATCGATGATTTATTAGCAGATGATGTCGATTTGGTAATAGTAAACACACCAGTTGGAACCCATTATGAATATGCTAAAAAAGTACTTTTAGCCGGAAAACATGCGGTTGTCGAAAAAGCATTTACAACAACGGTGGCTGAAGCCGAAGAATTAGCTTCAATTGCCAAAGAAAAAGGATTAAAATTGGCCGTTTTCCAAAACAGAAGATGGGACAGCGATTTTAAAACCATTCAGAAAATAATTCAGGAGGGTGTCTTGGGAGATTTGGTTGAAGCCGAATTCCATTTTGACAGATACAATCCAGTATTAAGTCCAAAAGCGCATAAAGAAACAGCCAATGACGGAGCAGGAATTCTGAAAGACTTAGGTCCACATTTAATAGATCAGGCAGTTTGTTTGTTTGGTTCTCCAAAGTCAGTTTTTGGAGATATTCGTTATACCAGAGAGAATTCTTTGGTCGATGACTGGATCGATTTATTGTTGATTTATGATAATTTCAGAGTGAGGTTAAAAGCAGGTTTTTTTGTGAGAGAAGCTAATCCTGCATATACAATTCACGGTAAAAAAGGATCTTTCTTAAAACCTCGTGGTGATGTTCAGGAAGATGAATTAAAAATCGGTAAAAAACCAAATTTAGATACGTGGGGAACGGAATCTGAAGCCCTGCAAGGACTTTTACATACAGAAATCAACGGAGAAGAAATCCGAGAAAAAATACCAACACTTCAAGGGAATTACTTTTCGTTTTTTGACGGTGTTTATGATTCCATCGTAAACAATAAAACAGAGCCAGTTACCGCACAAGACGGTGTAAAAGTAATGCAGATTATTGAAGCCGCTATTGCAAGTAATGCACAACAGAAGGTAATTAATTTGTAA
- a CDS encoding MFS transporter: MISFNPLSLFQTKGKIKKVYREAKASYLNRIRFAVGMFYFGMGLSFATWASRIPDIKTALHLTEGDLGSILFALPMGQLVIMPFSGKMVTKFGSHRILVFSLIMYVLCLANLGLATTAFQLSVGLFLFGLFGNLANIAVNTQGVYTEVLFKKTIMSSFHGMWSFAGFTGALVGLGMLALNLTPLHHFLIVGAVVLLMVAFNFKFLVRAKEKIKHKTSEGKKLFVKPDSALIWLGVIGFCSMASEGVMFDWSGVYFKDIVKAPGPLVILGYTSFMIMMASGRFLGDGLINKFGRERVMQISGVMISAGLFTAVFLPYIIPCTIAFMAVGLGVATIVPTVYSMAGKNPTVPPGEALTIVSSVSFLGFLMGPPVIGHIAQNFGLQFSFAFIGIFGVLIAFMVSKIRVAQ, translated from the coding sequence TTGATCAGCTTCAATCCATTATCACTTTTCCAAACCAAAGGGAAAATCAAGAAAGTCTATAGAGAAGCCAAAGCTTCTTATTTAAACCGAATTCGTTTTGCTGTGGGAATGTTTTATTTCGGAATGGGGTTAAGTTTTGCAACGTGGGCAAGCCGAATTCCGGATATAAAAACAGCATTGCATTTAACCGAAGGCGATTTGGGTTCTATACTTTTTGCTTTGCCAATGGGGCAATTGGTGATTATGCCTTTTTCAGGAAAAATGGTAACCAAATTTGGTAGTCATCGCATTTTAGTTTTCTCCTTAATAATGTATGTTTTGTGTCTCGCCAATTTAGGCCTGGCAACAACAGCCTTTCAGTTATCAGTGGGTTTGTTTTTGTTTGGGCTGTTCGGGAATCTTGCCAATATTGCTGTAAATACACAAGGTGTTTATACTGAAGTACTTTTCAAAAAAACAATCATGTCTTCTTTTCATGGTATGTGGAGTTTCGCCGGATTTACAGGAGCTTTAGTTGGTTTGGGAATGTTAGCTTTAAACCTTACACCACTTCATCATTTCTTAATTGTTGGAGCAGTAGTACTACTTATGGTCGCTTTTAATTTTAAATTTTTGGTCAGAGCCAAAGAAAAAATCAAACATAAAACGTCTGAAGGAAAAAAATTATTTGTAAAACCAGACAGTGCTTTAATCTGGCTTGGCGTAATTGGTTTTTGCAGTATGGCGAGCGAAGGTGTAATGTTTGACTGGAGCGGAGTTTACTTTAAAGATATCGTAAAAGCACCCGGACCATTGGTAATTTTAGGATACACATCCTTTATGATTATGATGGCCAGCGGACGTTTTTTAGGTGACGGTCTGATTAACAAATTTGGACGTGAACGTGTCATGCAAATTAGTGGTGTTATGATTTCTGCCGGACTTTTTACAGCCGTTTTTCTTCCTTATATTATTCCATGTACTATCGCTTTTATGGCTGTTGGTTTAGGCGTTGCAACTATTGTTCCAACGGTTTATAGTATGGCCGGAAAAAATCCAACAGTTCCACCCGGAGAAGCGTTAACGATAGTTTCAAGTGTTAGCTTTCTGGGATTTTTAATGGGACCTCCTGTAATTGGACATATTGCTCAAAATTTTGGACTTCAGTTTTCTTTTGCCTTTATCGGAATTTTTGGTGTTTTGATTGCTTTTATGGTTTCTAAAATTAGAGTTGCCCAATAA
- a CDS encoding NADH:flavin oxidoreductase/NADH oxidase: protein MASLLFSPLTIKKITLKNRIVISPMCQYSAVDGFANDWHLVHLGSRASGGVGLIIQEATAVSPEARISPSDLGIWKDEHIEKLKSINQFIVSQNSIPGIQLAHAGRKASVSAPWEGNKKLDFDQGGWQTVSSSAIPYHDGEPFLPTALDRDGIQKVISDFKSATKRAVEAGYKVVEIHGAHGYLLHQFLSPLTNNRTDAYGGSFENRIRLTLEILEAVQSEWPSDLPLFVRISATDWAEGGWSPEESVKLSEILKEKGVDLIDVSSGGLVSHQQIPLHPNYQVPFAEKIKKEANILTGAVGLITHAIQAEEILNNDQADLVLFARESLRNPNLPLDFAKDLNEDIQWPKQYERAKIK, encoded by the coding sequence ATGGCCTCATTATTATTTTCTCCACTCACCATAAAAAAAATTACTTTAAAAAACAGAATCGTTATTTCGCCTATGTGTCAATATTCTGCAGTTGACGGATTTGCAAACGATTGGCATTTGGTACATTTAGGAAGCCGTGCCAGCGGGGGCGTTGGACTGATTATTCAGGAAGCCACAGCCGTTTCACCCGAAGCCCGAATTTCACCTTCCGATTTAGGAATCTGGAAAGATGAACACATTGAAAAATTAAAATCGATCAACCAGTTTATCGTTTCTCAAAATTCAATTCCCGGAATTCAGTTAGCGCATGCCGGTCGAAAAGCCAGTGTTTCTGCTCCTTGGGAAGGCAATAAAAAATTAGATTTCGATCAGGGCGGATGGCAGACGGTTTCTTCAAGCGCGATTCCATATCATGATGGTGAACCTTTTCTTCCAACAGCTTTAGATAGAGACGGAATCCAAAAAGTGATTTCTGATTTTAAATCAGCAACCAAAAGAGCCGTTGAAGCGGGTTATAAGGTTGTAGAGATTCATGGTGCACATGGCTATTTGTTGCATCAATTTCTTTCTCCGTTAACGAATAACAGAACAGATGCATACGGAGGAAGCTTTGAAAACAGAATTCGATTGACTTTGGAAATTTTAGAAGCAGTTCAATCAGAATGGCCTTCAGACTTACCATTGTTTGTCCGAATTTCAGCTACAGACTGGGCAGAAGGCGGATGGAGTCCGGAAGAATCTGTGAAACTTTCGGAAATCTTAAAAGAAAAAGGAGTAGATTTAATTGATGTTTCATCAGGTGGTTTAGTTTCACATCAGCAAATTCCATTGCACCCAAATTATCAGGTTCCGTTTGCAGAGAAAATCAAAAAAGAAGCAAATATTTTAACGGGAGCAGTTGGTTTAATAACGCATGCTATACAAGCCGAAGAAATTTTAAATAACGATCAGGCCGATTTGGTTTTATTCGCCAGAGAATCTTTAAGAAATCCTAACTTACCTTTAGATTTTGCCAAAGATCTAAACGAAGACATTCAATGGCCAAAACAATACGAACGAGCTAAGATTAAATAA